A section of the Pseudomonas fluorescens genome encodes:
- a CDS encoding APC family permease — translation MSINDRLTAHLNRGTVGFPTALASTIGLIMASPVILTATMGFGIGGSAFALAMLIAVVMMLAQATTFAEAASILPTTGSVYDYINCGMGRFFAITGTLSAYLIVHVFAGTAETILAGVMALVNFEHLNTLAESAGGSWLLGVGFVLVFGVLNVFGVSAFGRAEIILTFGMWTTLMVFGVLGLIAAPAVQLDGWFGESLVGSDLVTVLSLVGMAMFMFVGCEFVTPLAPDLRQSAKVMPRAMILGLMGVATCMFIYGAAMKRQVENVVLDAAAGVHLLDTPMAIPRFAEQVMGQIGPLWLGIGFLFAGAATLNTLMAGVPRILYGMAVDGALPKVFTYLHPRFKTPVLCIVVAMLIPCLHALYLGGSTDTIMHLVLAAVCAWSFAYLLVTVSVVILRIRRPDLPRAYRSPWFPLPQVLSSAGILLGMWFIAPAGMNPADIYIPFGVMLGGTAVYALFWTLVVQKVNPFTPASVEDVLAKEFANEPGLPHNGYVSAVAKAV, via the coding sequence ATGTCGATCAATGACAGACTTACCGCGCACCTGAACCGGGGCACGGTGGGTTTCCCCACCGCATTGGCCAGCACCATTGGCCTGATCATGGCCAGCCCGGTGATTCTCACCGCGACCATGGGTTTTGGCATCGGCGGCAGCGCGTTTGCGCTGGCCATGCTGATTGCCGTGGTCATGATGCTGGCCCAGGCCACGACCTTCGCCGAGGCCGCCTCGATATTGCCCACCACCGGCTCGGTGTACGACTACATCAATTGCGGCATGGGCCGGTTTTTTGCAATCACCGGCACCTTGTCGGCCTATCTGATCGTGCATGTGTTTGCCGGCACCGCCGAGACCATCCTCGCCGGGGTCATGGCCCTGGTGAACTTTGAACACCTCAATACCCTGGCTGAATCCGCCGGTGGTTCCTGGCTGCTCGGGGTCGGTTTCGTGCTGGTGTTCGGCGTGCTCAATGTGTTTGGCGTCAGCGCCTTTGGCCGCGCCGAGATCATCCTCACCTTCGGCATGTGGACCACCTTGATGGTGTTCGGCGTGCTGGGCTTGATCGCCGCGCCGGCTGTGCAACTGGACGGTTGGTTTGGCGAGTCCCTGGTGGGCAGCGACCTGGTGACGGTGTTGTCGTTGGTGGGCATGGCGATGTTCATGTTTGTCGGCTGCGAATTTGTCACCCCCCTGGCGCCGGACTTGCGCCAGTCGGCCAAGGTCATGCCGCGGGCGATGATACTCGGCCTGATGGGCGTGGCGACGTGCATGTTCATCTACGGCGCGGCCATGAAGCGCCAGGTGGAAAACGTGGTGCTGGACGCAGCCGCTGGCGTGCACTTGCTGGACACGCCCATGGCGATCCCACGCTTTGCCGAACAGGTGATGGGGCAGATCGGGCCACTGTGGCTGGGCATCGGTTTTCTGTTTGCCGGTGCTGCCACCCTCAATACCTTGATGGCCGGTGTGCCACGGATTCTCTATGGCATGGCGGTGGATGGCGCGTTGCCCAAGGTGTTCACTTACCTGCACCCACGCTTCAAGACCCCGGTGCTGTGCATCGTGGTGGCGATGCTGATTCCCTGCCTGCACGCGCTGTACCTGGGCGGTAGCACCGACACCATCATGCACCTGGTGTTGGCGGCAGTGTGTGCGTGGAGCTTTGCTTACCTGCTGGTCACGGTGTCGGTGGTGATCCTGCGCATTCGTCGTCCTGATTTGCCACGGGCCTACCGTTCGCCGTGGTTCCCGCTGCCGCAGGTGCTGTCCAGCGCCGGTATCCTGCTGGGCATGTGGTTTATCGCGCCGGCGGGGATGAACCCGGCGGATATCTACATCCCGTTCGGCGTGATGCTGGGCGGTACTGCGGTGTATGCGCTGTTCTGGACCCTGGTGGTGCAGA
- a CDS encoding aldehyde dehydrogenase family protein encodes MSDIALLPTVEAFLRRDHGLFIDGGYVPSQASQTLEVINPATGQVIATVADAQAGDIELAVASARHGFKQWSQAAPAVRGNVLLKLADLLERNREELAQIETCQSGKIIQISRAFEVDQAAHFLRYYAGWATKISGQTLTPSLPSFAGERYSAFTLREPVGVVVGIVPWNFSTMIAIWKLASALVTGCSIIIKPSEFTPLTLLRIAELAVQAGLPAGVLNVLTGGGHVGKGLIEHPGTDKVSFTGSVPTGLAVGRAAMGAGLTRATLELGGKNAAAFLRDVKLETAVNGIIEAGFLHSGQICAAAERFFVHRSQINPVMEALAQRLSRLNVGSPLDERTEFGPVTHRQHQLKLEGFFATARAENNTIIHGGQPMDRPGCYVEPTVILANSINDTLLTEETFGPIATFLPYDDEDELLALVNHTAGGLSASLWTNDLGKALHMVPAINAGTVWVNMHTLLDPAVPFGGSKSSGIGREFGSAFIDDYTELKSVMMRY; translated from the coding sequence ATGAGCGATATCGCACTGCTGCCCACCGTCGAAGCCTTCTTGCGTCGAGACCACGGCCTGTTTATCGACGGTGGCTACGTCCCCAGCCAGGCCAGTCAGACCCTGGAGGTGATCAACCCCGCCACCGGCCAGGTCATTGCCACGGTCGCCGATGCGCAAGCCGGTGATATCGAGCTGGCCGTGGCCTCGGCCAGGCACGGCTTCAAACAATGGTCCCAGGCCGCTCCGGCGGTCCGTGGCAATGTACTGCTCAAACTCGCCGACCTGCTGGAACGCAACCGCGAGGAACTGGCGCAGATCGAGACCTGCCAGTCGGGCAAGATCATCCAGATCTCCCGCGCCTTTGAAGTGGACCAGGCCGCGCATTTCCTGCGCTATTACGCGGGTTGGGCGACCAAGATCAGCGGCCAGACCCTCACCCCGTCACTGCCCTCGTTTGCCGGCGAGCGCTACAGCGCCTTCACCCTGCGTGAACCGGTGGGCGTGGTGGTGGGCATCGTGCCGTGGAATTTCTCCACCATGATTGCCATCTGGAAACTCGCCTCGGCCCTGGTGACCGGTTGCAGCATCATCATCAAGCCCAGCGAATTCACGCCGCTGACCCTGCTGCGCATTGCCGAACTGGCGGTGCAAGCCGGCCTGCCCGCTGGCGTACTGAACGTGCTGACCGGCGGCGGCCACGTGGGCAAGGGGCTGATCGAACACCCTGGCACTGACAAGGTGTCGTTCACCGGTTCGGTGCCCACCGGCCTTGCCGTCGGCCGCGCGGCCATGGGTGCCGGCCTGACGCGGGCGACCCTGGAACTGGGTGGCAAAAACGCGGCGGCGTTCCTGCGCGATGTAAAGCTGGAAACCGCCGTCAACGGCATTATCGAAGCCGGGTTCCTGCACTCGGGGCAAATCTGCGCGGCAGCCGAGCGCTTCTTCGTGCATCGCTCGCAGATCAACCCGGTCATGGAGGCCCTGGCCCAGCGTTTGAGCCGACTGAATGTGGGTTCGCCGCTGGATGAGCGCACTGAGTTCGGCCCGGTCACCCACCGTCAGCACCAGCTGAAACTGGAAGGTTTTTTTGCCACCGCACGTGCCGAAAACAACACCATCATCCACGGCGGCCAACCGATGGATCGGCCCGGTTGCTACGTCGAACCCACCGTCATCCTCGCCAACAGCATCAACGACACGCTGCTCACCGAAGAAACTTTCGGCCCCATCGCCACCTTCCTGCCCTATGACGACGAGGACGAATTGCTGGCACTGGTGAACCACACCGCCGGCGGCCTCAGCGCCAGCCTGTGGACCAACGACCTGGGCAAGGCCCTGCACATGGTCCCGGCGATCAACGCCGGCACGGTGTGGGTCAATATGCACACTCTGCTCGACCCCGCCGTGCCGTTCGGTGGCAGCAAATCCTCAGGGATTGGCCGGGAGTTTGGCAGCGCGTTTATCGACGACTACACCGAACTCAAGTCGGTGATGATGCGTTATTGA
- a CDS encoding RidA family protein has product MQRRTLNPGTVFNSLQYGFSQAMEVRDGRRILLSGQVGVDADERTVGPGIAEQTATALDNIEKVLAAAEGDLSHVIMLRLYIAESARDQQEPIAAALRERFPENPPPSSWIIVSGLSLPEWLIEIEAEALIPG; this is encoded by the coding sequence ATGCAACGAAGAACCCTCAACCCTGGAACAGTCTTCAACTCCCTGCAATACGGTTTCAGCCAGGCCATGGAGGTACGCGATGGCCGGCGTATTCTCCTGTCCGGCCAGGTGGGCGTGGACGCTGATGAACGCACCGTCGGCCCGGGCATCGCCGAGCAGACGGCCACTGCCCTGGACAATATTGAAAAGGTCCTGGCGGCGGCCGAGGGCGATCTGTCCCATGTGATCATGCTGCGCCTGTATATCGCCGAGTCCGCCCGCGATCAGCAGGAGCCCATCGCCGCCGCCTTGCGCGAGCGCTTCCCCGAAAACCCGCCACCGTCGTCGTGGATTATCGTCAGCGGCCTGTCACTGCCCGAGTGGTTGATCGAGATCGAGGCGGAGGCGCTGATCCCAGGGTGA
- a CDS encoding ABC transporter permease has product MNYQNLSATDLAIAASLILINGALSLLLRLGLGRKLIWAAIRTVVQLLAIGYLLGWVFAFAYWYVVLPLMCLMTLIAGLSAAGRGKRTYKGQRVDSIVSVWGSSWLVTALGLFAIIRIHPWYEPQYAIPILGMILGNTLTGVSLGIERMTQELATGRNTIEMVLALGGSRWEAAQGAIRQAVRAGMIPTLNQMTVVGIVSLPGMMTGQVLAGESPQDAVRYQIVIMFLIAASSALGTVGAVLLTYRRLFGVDHRFLRYRLEQR; this is encoded by the coding sequence ATGAATTACCAGAACCTCAGCGCCACCGACCTGGCAATCGCGGCCTCACTGATCCTGATCAATGGCGCGTTGTCCCTGCTGTTAAGGCTGGGCCTGGGGCGCAAACTGATCTGGGCCGCTATCCGAACGGTCGTGCAACTGTTGGCGATTGGTTACCTGCTGGGTTGGGTCTTCGCGTTCGCCTACTGGTACGTCGTGCTGCCGCTGATGTGCCTGATGACCCTGATCGCCGGCCTGTCGGCGGCCGGCCGGGGCAAGCGCACCTACAAGGGCCAGCGGGTCGATAGCATCGTGTCGGTCTGGGGCAGCTCCTGGTTGGTCACGGCATTGGGGTTGTTTGCGATCATTCGCATCCACCCCTGGTACGAGCCGCAGTACGCCATTCCCATCCTCGGGATGATCCTTGGCAACACCCTGACCGGCGTGTCCCTGGGCATCGAGCGCATGACCCAGGAACTGGCCACCGGGCGCAACACCATCGAGATGGTCCTGGCCCTGGGCGGTTCGCGCTGGGAAGCCGCCCAGGGCGCGATCCGCCAGGCGGTGAGGGCCGGCATGATCCCCACACTCAACCAGATGACGGTGGTGGGCATCGTCAGCCTGCCGGGCATGATGACCGGCCAGGTCCTGGCGGGTGAAAGCCCACAGGACGCGGTGCGCTACCAGATCGTGATCATGTTCCTGATTGCCGCATCGTCGGCCTTGGGCACGGTGGGGGCGGTATTGCTGACCTACAGGCGCCTGTTTGGCGTGGACCATCGCTTCTTGAGGTATCGACTGGAGCAGCGCTGA
- a CDS encoding ABC transporter ATP-binding protein: MADCQFPLIEAKALVRLDERHQAVLLRSTDFHLYPGDRVAITGASGSGKSVLLRALALLDAPTSGQVLWHNQALTHARIATYRSRVCYLSQRPALLDGTVEDNLRFPYSLTTWRHLAFDRQRVCALLAHAGKAPGFLSKNAGDLSGGEAQVLSLIRTLQSDPDVLLLDEPTAALDPASSGEVEALVRGWFDSASAHAYVWVSHDHAQAQRMGARRLHMDAGVLSGVGQA, from the coding sequence ATGGCCGACTGCCAATTTCCCCTGATCGAGGCCAAGGCCTTGGTACGACTGGACGAGCGCCACCAGGCGGTGTTGCTGCGGTCGACCGATTTTCACCTGTACCCTGGCGACCGCGTTGCGATCACCGGCGCCTCCGGTTCGGGCAAAAGTGTCCTGCTCAGGGCCCTTGCCCTGCTGGATGCGCCCACCTCGGGGCAAGTCCTGTGGCACAACCAGGCGCTGACCCATGCACGGATTGCGACCTATCGCAGCCGTGTCTGCTACCTCTCCCAACGGCCAGCGCTGCTCGACGGCACGGTGGAGGACAACCTGCGTTTTCCCTACTCGCTCACCACCTGGCGCCACCTGGCGTTCGATCGGCAGCGGGTCTGCGCCTTGCTGGCCCATGCGGGAAAGGCGCCGGGCTTCCTGTCGAAAAATGCCGGTGATTTGTCGGGGGGCGAAGCACAGGTACTGTCGCTGATTCGCACGCTGCAATCAGATCCGGATGTATTGCTGCTGGACGAACCTACCGCAGCCCTCGATCCCGCCTCGTCCGGTGAAGTCGAAGCACTGGTCCGTGGCTGGTTTGACAGCGCAAGTGCCCATGCCTATGTCTGGGTATCCCACGACCATGCACAGGCACAGCGCATGGGCGCGCGGCGGTTACACATGGACGCTGGGGTGTTGAGCGGGGTGGGCCAGGCATGA
- a CDS encoding DUF1835 domain-containing protein, giving the protein MSQRPAAPSTDGRINLEQQRKRAKALLQRMKQGTAPTELALVAKPPPTLSDAQWLIARQLGFSSWPRLKAHVDALDFAASHPGFDASDEARTTHWRCGNDIAHSLGIAGFKGRFRMLTDPLCMGPVQALPGEAYQATRARFISQAFALEPAEAARRLADEYTHLEELRSADHSVLWCEADAYDQLFLIRALAGLEHTPARVELIEVDRIPGVQRFIGIGQLAPQVLAWLWPQRRPVDEPMCQLARQAWAAYCDSSPVALALLARDTHPALPLLAPALRRQLLELPGTRDGLSLTERLALQYLAEVGPTPFARVFAELMAKREPLPYLGDLMFHALMRPLIDGANPLLTESDAHLPWPGRPLALTPLGVRVLNGSAYWPDHASHPRWVGGVQIVPGQPHWTLDDEGVPAWRCSR; this is encoded by the coding sequence ATGTCGCAACGCCCCGCCGCACCGTCCACTGACGGCCGTATCAACCTTGAGCAGCAGCGCAAGCGCGCCAAGGCGCTGTTGCAGCGCATGAAACAAGGCACTGCGCCCACTGAACTGGCGCTGGTTGCCAAGCCGCCACCGACTCTTTCCGATGCTCAATGGCTGATTGCCCGGCAGTTGGGTTTCAGCAGTTGGCCCAGACTCAAGGCCCATGTAGATGCGCTGGATTTCGCCGCCAGCCATCCCGGTTTCGACGCCAGTGATGAAGCGCGCACGACCCATTGGCGTTGCGGCAATGATATTGCCCATAGCCTGGGTATAGCGGGGTTCAAGGGGCGGTTTCGGATGCTCACGGATCCGTTGTGCATGGGCCCGGTCCAGGCCTTGCCAGGCGAGGCCTACCAAGCGACGCGGGCGCGTTTCATCAGCCAGGCATTTGCCCTGGAACCGGCAGAAGCTGCACGTCGGCTGGCCGACGAGTACACCCATCTTGAAGAACTGCGCAGCGCCGATCACAGCGTGTTGTGGTGCGAAGCGGATGCCTATGACCAGTTGTTCCTGATCCGTGCGCTGGCAGGGCTGGAACATACGCCGGCCAGAGTGGAATTGATCGAAGTCGACCGCATCCCCGGCGTGCAGCGTTTCATCGGCATCGGCCAATTGGCGCCACAGGTCTTGGCCTGGCTCTGGCCTCAGCGTCGGCCGGTTGACGAGCCGATGTGTCAATTGGCGCGGCAGGCGTGGGCGGCCTATTGCGACAGCTCGCCCGTGGCCCTGGCGCTGCTGGCCCGCGACACCCATCCAGCCTTGCCATTGCTGGCCCCGGCACTGCGTCGGCAATTGCTGGAGTTGCCCGGCACGCGGGATGGCTTGTCGCTGACCGAGCGCCTGGCCTTGCAGTATCTGGCCGAAGTCGGCCCGACGCCGTTTGCCCGGGTATTCGCCGAGTTGATGGCCAAGCGTGAGCCCCTGCCCTACCTCGGCGACCTGATGTTCCATGCCCTGATGCGACCGCTGATCGACGGGGCCAACCCTTTGCTGACGGAGTCCGACGCCCATCTGCCATGGCCTGGCCGCCCATTGGCGCTGACGCCGCTGGGCGTCAGGGTGTTGAATGGCAGCGCTTACTGGCCAGACCATGCAAGCCACCCACGCTGGGTCGGTGGCGTGCAGATCGTGCCCGGCCAGCCACACTGGACGCTTGATGACGAAGGCGTGCCGGCCTGGCGCTGCTCAAGGTGA
- a CDS encoding alginate export family protein, which yields MLATVMSRPSSNLVLGSSLIGLAPSLLLLADIALGNPLEQQRPLRPGLPRWMEDYRFLEDERKQTDPFDALRFHRLSESSWLQTGGEIRYRADSVEKPFFGLRGSNDDSVLMQRLQAHADVHLFDGGLRIFTQVQNTRAWGKDSPSPTDESRNDIQQAFMDGRFELGGSALTARLGRQEMAYGAQAFVTYRETPNVRQAFDGLRLSIEWTERTRLDAFAVRPVRIGKDAFDDGSNNQVKFYGLYGTLPLSSQWNMDLYAFGLETARRTLAGLTGPEQRYTFGTRVFGKSGALDWSWDLAGQSGTLAAGRIRAWGGSTDSGYNFSSAWRPRLGLRVDAASGDRQTGDKQVETFDPLFARNGVYGEAALITLSNVIIVGPVLAFSPWPTVRIEPGVFKAWRQSDGDAVYVPGMVTALPSAEGKGREIGTIARANLRWFASSNLTLDLDYKYYDVAETVRDAGGDNSQFLSLRGTFRF from the coding sequence ATGTTGGCAACCGTGATGTCTAGACCCTCTTCCAACCTGGTGTTGGGCAGTAGCCTCATCGGGCTGGCACCGTCACTTTTGCTCCTGGCCGATATTGCGCTGGGCAACCCCTTGGAACAACAGCGCCCGTTGCGCCCGGGGCTGCCGCGCTGGATGGAGGATTATCGTTTTCTCGAGGATGAGCGTAAGCAGACTGATCCGTTTGATGCGTTACGTTTTCATCGCCTGTCCGAATCTTCCTGGCTGCAAACGGGTGGCGAAATCCGTTATCGGGCCGATTCTGTTGAAAAGCCGTTTTTTGGCTTGCGCGGCAGCAATGACGACTCCGTGTTGATGCAGCGCCTGCAAGCCCATGCTGACGTGCATCTGTTTGACGGGGGATTGCGTATTTTTACTCAGGTGCAAAATACGCGGGCCTGGGGCAAGGACTCGCCGTCGCCGACAGATGAAAGCCGCAACGATATACAGCAGGCCTTCATGGATGGCCGCTTCGAGCTTGGTGGTAGCGCATTGACGGCTCGGCTCGGGCGCCAGGAAATGGCGTACGGCGCCCAGGCATTTGTCACTTACCGGGAAACGCCGAATGTGCGGCAGGCCTTTGATGGCTTGCGCCTGAGCATTGAATGGACAGAGCGTACCCGGCTGGATGCTTTTGCCGTCCGTCCAGTCAGGATTGGCAAAGACGCTTTCGACGATGGGTCGAACAATCAAGTCAAATTCTACGGCCTCTACGGCACGTTACCCTTGTCGTCGCAATGGAACATGGATCTCTACGCTTTCGGGCTGGAAACCGCGCGCAGAACCTTGGCCGGGCTGACGGGCCCAGAGCAGCGCTACACATTCGGCACAAGGGTCTTCGGAAAAAGCGGTGCGCTGGACTGGAGCTGGGACTTGGCAGGGCAATCTGGCACGCTGGCCGCAGGGCGTATACGCGCCTGGGGGGGTTCTACAGACAGTGGCTACAACTTTTCCTCTGCCTGGCGCCCGCGCCTGGGATTGCGGGTCGACGCCGCCAGTGGCGACCGGCAAACAGGGGACAAACAGGTTGAGACATTCGACCCGCTGTTTGCACGCAACGGGGTGTACGGAGAGGCGGCGTTGATCACCCTCTCCAACGTCATTATCGTCGGCCCGGTTTTGGCTTTCTCGCCTTGGCCTACGGTGCGTATCGAGCCGGGAGTGTTCAAGGCCTGGAGGCAAAGTGATGGGGACGCCGTGTACGTCCCCGGCATGGTGACTGCGCTGCCCTCCGCCGAGGGTAAGGGGCGCGAGATCGGTACCATCGCCAGAGCCAATCTGAGATGGTTCGCCTCAAGCAACCTGACGCTCGACCTGGATTATAAATATTACGACGTAGCAGAAACCGTGCGGGATGCCGGAGGCGATAACAGTCAGTTTCTGTCTCTTCGGGGCACCTTTCGTTTTTAG
- a CDS encoding arylsulfatase, protein MSNLPRFFLLLFLSLVSLASQAEEAKRPNVLLIVADDLGFSDTQPFGGEIATPSLQQLAQEGVRLGDFYAGPTCSLSRAMLLSGVDNHQAGFGTMAEYLQPEQKGKPGYEGVLNRSVVTVAELLKDAGYNTFMSGKWHLGATAQSNAAARGFERSFTLMPGGASHMDKSQMFPGNYKARYQEDGKEATIPEPFYSSDFYTDKLLGYLERDRQADKPFFAYLAFTAPHWPLQAPDAYLAKYKGDYAQGYEVLRQQRLARMIEMGVVPAGTTANDPFKDKLPAWEDLTEAQRQEQTKAMQIYAAMVDNMDHNIGRVLEYLRTKGELDNTFILFMSDNGPESATPESLGTTADRDGIREWVDTTFDNSPQNMGRKGSYVTLGPRWAQVSATPFPYFKGFTANGGIHVPAIVRYPALTAKGTINRQVLHAKDFLPTVLELAQVSYPKHYQGAVVLPLQGRSMLAALQGREQAPRVLGWEFNGRRALYNGQWVVQLQAPPYGSGRWELYDRQRDLTLANDLAQDNPKKVAELSVDWDRYARDSGVVPAPIRFKYGQMFCLFEHCIQ, encoded by the coding sequence ATGAGTAATCTTCCGCGGTTTTTTCTGCTGTTGTTCCTCTCGCTGGTGTCGCTGGCCAGCCAGGCAGAAGAGGCGAAACGGCCCAACGTCTTGCTGATTGTTGCTGACGACCTGGGCTTTTCCGACACCCAACCCTTTGGGGGTGAAATCGCCACGCCGAGCTTGCAGCAGTTGGCGCAGGAGGGGGTACGCCTGGGGGATTTCTATGCGGGGCCGACCTGCTCGTTGAGCCGGGCCATGTTGTTGTCCGGCGTCGATAACCATCAGGCAGGGTTTGGCACGATGGCCGAATACCTGCAACCGGAGCAGAAGGGCAAACCCGGGTACGAAGGTGTGCTGAACCGCAGCGTGGTGACGGTGGCGGAGTTACTCAAAGACGCCGGTTACAACACCTTTATGAGTGGCAAGTGGCACCTGGGCGCCACCGCACAGAGCAATGCCGCCGCCCGTGGGTTTGAACGGTCCTTTACCCTGATGCCCGGTGGCGCCAGCCACATGGACAAGAGCCAGATGTTCCCGGGGAACTATAAGGCCCGGTACCAGGAGGATGGCAAGGAGGCGACGATTCCCGAGCCGTTCTACTCCAGCGATTTCTACACGGATAAGCTGCTGGGCTATCTTGAGCGCGACCGCCAGGCAGACAAGCCGTTCTTCGCCTACCTGGCCTTTACCGCACCGCACTGGCCCCTGCAGGCGCCTGACGCCTACCTGGCCAAGTACAAGGGGGACTACGCCCAGGGTTATGAAGTGCTACGCCAGCAGCGCCTGGCCAGAATGATCGAGATGGGAGTGGTGCCTGCGGGGACTACGGCCAATGATCCGTTCAAGGACAAACTGCCAGCCTGGGAGGACCTGACCGAGGCGCAACGCCAGGAACAGACCAAGGCCATGCAGATTTATGCGGCAATGGTCGACAACATGGACCACAACATTGGCCGTGTACTTGAGTACCTGCGCACAAAAGGCGAGTTGGATAACACCTTCATTTTATTCATGTCTGATAACGGCCCAGAGTCGGCGACCCCCGAGTCCCTGGGGACAACGGCTGACCGTGATGGGATCCGGGAGTGGGTGGACACGACGTTCGATAACAGCCCGCAAAACATGGGGCGAAAAGGCTCCTACGTGACACTGGGGCCACGCTGGGCGCAGGTCAGCGCGACGCCATTTCCCTATTTCAAGGGCTTCACTGCCAACGGCGGGATCCATGTGCCGGCAATCGTGCGTTATCCGGCGCTCACCGCAAAAGGCACGATCAATCGGCAGGTCCTGCATGCCAAGGACTTCTTGCCGACCGTTCTTGAGCTGGCGCAAGTGAGTTACCCCAAGCACTACCAGGGCGCTGTGGTGTTGCCCTTGCAGGGGCGTTCGATGCTGGCAGCGCTTCAGGGCCGCGAGCAGGCGCCACGGGTACTGGGCTGGGAGTTCAACGGTCGACGGGCGTTGTACAACGGGCAATGGGTGGTGCAGCTACAGGCGCCGCCTTACGGCAGTGGCCGTTGGGAGTTGTATGACCGGCAGCGCGATCTGACGTTGGCCAACGACCTCGCGCAGGACAACCCGAAGAAGGTCGCTGAACTCTCTGTCGACTGGGACCGCTACGCCCGGGACAGTGGAGTGGTTCCGGCGCCGATACGCTTCAAGTACGGCCAGATGTTCTGCCTTTTCGAACACTGTATTCAGTGA
- a CDS encoding Rieske (2Fe-2S) protein: protein MTTITLCRLEDIADGGALGLPEHQHLHPSGLVAVRQGMDVWVYINRCPHFSVPLNYHPQEFCTYRGKILMCAHHSAMFRFEDGGCIDGPCKGAQLAPVSVRRVGDRVVLDI from the coding sequence ATGACAACCATCACGTTGTGCCGACTGGAGGACATTGCCGATGGCGGCGCCCTGGGCTTGCCCGAGCATCAGCATCTGCACCCCTCGGGGCTGGTTGCGGTGCGCCAGGGGATGGACGTGTGGGTATACATCAATCGCTGCCCGCATTTCTCGGTTCCGCTCAACTATCACCCGCAAGAGTTCTGTACCTATCGAGGAAAAATCCTGATGTGTGCTCATCACAGCGCGATGTTTCGGTTTGAGGATGGCGGCTGTATTGATGGGCCCTGCAAAGGGGCACAACTGGCACCTGTGTCGGTGCGCCGGGTGGGCGATCGAGTGGTTCTGGATATCTGA
- a CDS encoding YciI family protein, whose product MGQFFAIFASDHPDSLALRQRLRPSHQAHLRASQGHRVVVRFGGPTLDEGGANMNGTLLIIEAGSLADVKAFIQDDPYVRSGLFASVHIRPWRWSLGNPQPQDLA is encoded by the coding sequence ATGGGGCAGTTTTTTGCGATATTCGCCTCTGACCACCCCGACTCCCTGGCCTTGCGTCAGCGATTGCGCCCCAGTCATCAAGCGCACTTGCGGGCAAGCCAGGGCCATCGGGTGGTGGTGCGGTTTGGCGGCCCGACCCTTGATGAGGGCGGAGCCAACATGAACGGCACGTTATTGATCATCGAGGCGGGCAGCCTGGCCGACGTAAAAGCGTTCATCCAGGACGACCCTTATGTTCGGTCCGGGTTGTTTGCCTCTGTGCATATCCGCCCTTGGCGTTGGAGCTTGGGCAACCCACAACCACAGGACCTGGCATGA
- a CDS encoding dioxygenase, giving the protein MSDHNTHIEAQISRQVLSSFDKTPDARLKQIMHSLVRHVHGFVRDVELTEREWLDGIRFLTETGHKCDGLVRQEFILLSDTLGVSMLVDAINHRHSADATQTTVFGPFYIEGMPERAFGENMAFTPGEAALVRGRVVDVHGNPLADAVLDVWQTAENGMYSGQDPAQPVGNLRGCYRSNGDGYFAIRTIVPVCYPIPTDGPVGRMLKATNRHPWRPAHLHFMIEKPGYRPLVTHLFNRDDPYLESDAVFGVKQSLQVIYEERVTHDDLSSSLGIALPFKRASYEFVMEAE; this is encoded by the coding sequence ATGAGCGATCACAACACCCATATTGAGGCGCAGATTTCCCGACAGGTGCTGAGCAGTTTCGACAAGACACCCGATGCGCGCCTCAAACAGATCATGCACAGCCTTGTTCGCCATGTGCATGGGTTTGTCCGCGACGTTGAACTGACCGAGCGCGAATGGCTGGACGGTATCCGTTTCCTCACGGAAACCGGGCACAAGTGCGATGGCCTGGTGCGCCAGGAATTCATTCTGTTGTCCGATACCCTCGGTGTGTCGATGCTGGTCGATGCGATCAACCACCGACACAGCGCCGATGCCACGCAAACCACGGTTTTTGGGCCGTTCTACATCGAGGGCATGCCTGAGCGGGCCTTCGGCGAAAACATGGCGTTCACCCCAGGCGAAGCGGCGCTGGTGCGCGGGCGGGTGGTGGACGTGCATGGCAACCCCCTGGCCGACGCCGTGCTCGATGTGTGGCAGACGGCTGAAAACGGTATGTATTCCGGCCAGGACCCGGCACAGCCCGTGGGCAACCTGCGCGGTTGTTATCGCAGCAATGGCGACGGTTACTTTGCGATCCGTACCATCGTTCCGGTGTGCTATCCGATTCCCACCGATGGTCCCGTCGGCCGCATGCTCAAGGCCACCAACCGCCACCCATGGCGCCCTGCGCACCTGCACTTCATGATTGAGAAACCGGGCTATCGCCCACTGGTTACCCACTTGTTCAATCGGGATGATCCGTACCTGGAGTCTGACGCGGTGTTTGGCGTCAAACAGTCATTGCAGGTGATCTATGAAGAGCGGGTGACCCATGACGACCTGTCCTCCAGCCTGGGGATCGCGCTGCCGTTCAAGCGTGCGAGTTATGAGTTCGTCATGGAGGCGGAGTAA